In Paracoccus jeotgali, the following are encoded in one genomic region:
- the cyoB gene encoding cytochrome o ubiquinol oxidase subunit I: MDNSISDSTFLFGRLGWSRLPLHEPIVVGTFVVVALLGLALVAALTRFRLWGYLWNEWFTSVDHKKIGIMYMVLGLVMFLRGFADAVMMRIQQVWAFNGSEGYLNAHHYDQIFTAHGTIMIFFVAMPLVTGLMNYVMPLQIGARDVSFPFLNNFSFWMTVGGAVLVMLSLFIGEFAQTGWLAFPPLSGLAASPREGVDYYIWGLQIAGVGTTLSGINLIVTILKLRCPGMTLMRMPIFTWTTLCTNILIVASFPVLTATLALLALDRYLGMNFFTNDLGGNPMLYINLIWIWGHPEVYVLILPAFGIFSEVVSTMSGKRLFGYNSMVYATVCITILSYLVWLHHFFTMGSGASVNSFFGITTMIIAIPTGAKIFNWLFTMYRGRIRFELPMMWSIAFMLTFVIGGMTGVMLAVPPADFVLHNSLFLVAHFHNVIIGGVVFGLFAGINYWWPKAFGFHMNQFWGHVSFWCWVIGFWMAFAPLYIMGLMGVTRRLRVFDDPSLQIWFAIAGLGAAVIAVGIFALLMQIYTSIRDRAQNRDVSGDPWNGRTLEWSTSSPPPEYNFAVLPVVHDIDAWQDMKEHGYTRPAKGFGPIHMPRNTPAGMFLAAASVVIGFALVWHIWWLAGLSLLGLIAIAIWHSFDYDRGREIPRDRVIATEAAHRQALSGAV, translated from the coding sequence ATGGACAACAGCATCAGCGATTCCACATTCCTTTTCGGCCGGCTCGGCTGGTCCCGGCTGCCGCTTCACGAACCGATCGTGGTCGGCACCTTCGTCGTGGTGGCGCTGCTGGGGCTGGCGCTGGTGGCCGCGCTGACCCGGTTCCGGCTGTGGGGCTATCTGTGGAACGAATGGTTCACCAGCGTCGATCACAAGAAGATCGGCATCATGTACATGGTGCTGGGGCTGGTCATGTTCCTGCGCGGCTTCGCCGATGCGGTGATGATGCGGATCCAGCAGGTCTGGGCTTTCAACGGGTCCGAGGGCTATCTGAACGCCCATCACTATGACCAGATCTTCACCGCCCACGGCACCATCATGATCTTTTTCGTGGCCATGCCGCTGGTCACCGGGCTGATGAATTACGTCATGCCGCTGCAGATCGGGGCGCGGGACGTTTCGTTCCCGTTCCTCAACAATTTCAGCTTCTGGATGACGGTCGGCGGCGCGGTGCTGGTGATGCTGTCGCTGTTCATCGGCGAGTTCGCGCAGACCGGCTGGCTGGCCTTTCCGCCGCTGTCGGGCCTTGCCGCCAGCCCGCGCGAGGGGGTGGATTACTATATCTGGGGCCTGCAGATCGCCGGGGTCGGCACGACGCTGTCGGGGATCAACCTGATCGTCACCATCCTCAAGCTGCGCTGCCCGGGCATGACGCTGATGCGGATGCCGATCTTCACCTGGACGACGCTGTGCACCAACATCCTGATCGTCGCCAGCTTTCCGGTGCTGACCGCGACCTTGGCGCTGCTGGCGCTGGACCGCTATCTGGGGATGAATTTCTTTACCAATGACCTCGGCGGCAACCCGATGCTGTATATCAACCTCATCTGGATCTGGGGCCACCCCGAGGTCTACGTCCTGATCCTGCCCGCCTTCGGCATCTTTTCCGAGGTGGTCTCGACCATGTCGGGCAAGCGGCTGTTCGGCTATAACTCGATGGTCTATGCCACCGTCTGCATCACCATCCTGTCCTATCTGGTCTGGCTGCACCATTTCTTCACCATGGGGTCGGGCGCGTCGGTGAACTCGTTCTTCGGGATCACGACGATGATCATCGCCATCCCGACCGGGGCCAAGATCTTCAACTGGCTGTTCACCATGTATCGCGGCCGCATCCGGTTTGAACTGCCGATGATGTGGTCCATCGCCTTCATGCTGACCTTTGTCATCGGCGGCATGACCGGGGTGATGCTGGCCGTGCCCCCGGCCGATTTCGTGCTGCACAACTCGCTTTTTCTGGTAGCGCATTTCCACAACGTCATCATCGGCGGCGTTGTCTTCGGGCTGTTCGCCGGGATCAATTACTGGTGGCCCAAGGCCTTCGGCTTTCACATGAACCAGTTCTGGGGGCATGTCAGCTTCTGGTGCTGGGTGATCGGGTTCTGGATGGCGTTCGCGCCGCTGTATATCATGGGGCTGATGGGGGTGACGCGGCGGCTGCGGGTATTCGACGATCCCTCGCTGCAGATCTGGTTCGCCATCGCGGGGCTGGGGGCGGCGGTGATCGCGGTCGGCATCTTTGCGCTGCTGATGCAGATTTACACCTCGATCCGCGACCGGGCGCAGAACCGCGACGTCTCGGGCGATCCGTGGAACGGGCGCACGCTGGAGTGGTCGACCTCGTCCCCGCCGCCGGAATACAACTTTGCCGTGCTGCCGGTGGTCCATGATATCGATGCATGGCAGGACATGAAGGAACATGGCTATACCCGCCCGGCCAAGGGCTTCGGCCCCATCCACATGCCCCGCAACACGCCCGCCGGCATGTTCCTCGCGGCGGCGAGCGTGGTGATCGGCTTTGCGCTTGTCTGGCATATCTGGTGGCTGGCCGGGCTGTCCCTGCTGGGGCTGATCGCCATCGCCATCTGGCACAGCTTCGATTACGACCGCGGGCGCGAGATCCCCCGCGACCGCGTCATCGCGACCGAGGCGGCGCACCGCCAAGCCCTGTCCGGCGCGGTATGA
- a CDS encoding ABC transporter permease: MTGRVLLAIAVLFLLAFLASPDSFDWLFAPLTRNNAPAIYTQTGLLSLTLSHLTLVGLAVAASTVIAVGLGILVTRPAGREFLPLARTVTSVGQTFPPVAVLALAVPILGFGAGPTLIALFLYGLLPIFENTLTGLTDQPPQIAEAARGMGLTRFQRLWQVDLPLALPLILAGIRLSAVISLATATIGSTVAARTLGEVIIAGLLSSNTAFVVQGGVVVGLLAVLIHEGFQAIEARAARRIGLTGRGGD, encoded by the coding sequence GTGACCGGGCGCGTCCTGTTGGCGATTGCGGTGCTGTTTCTGCTGGCGTTTCTGGCCAGCCCGGACAGCTTTGACTGGCTGTTCGCGCCGCTGACCCGCAACAACGCGCCTGCCATCTATACCCAGACCGGGCTGCTCTCGCTGACGCTGTCGCATCTGACGCTGGTGGGGCTTGCGGTCGCGGCCTCGACGGTGATTGCGGTTGGCTTGGGGATACTGGTCACGCGGCCGGCGGGGCGCGAGTTCCTGCCGCTGGCGCGGACTGTCACCTCGGTCGGGCAGACCTTTCCGCCGGTCGCGGTGCTGGCGCTGGCGGTGCCGATCCTGGGCTTCGGGGCCGGTCCGACGCTGATCGCGCTGTTTCTGTATGGCTTGCTGCCGATCTTTGAAAACACTCTGACCGGGCTGACCGATCAGCCGCCGCAGATCGCCGAGGCCGCGCGCGGGATGGGGCTGACCCGGTTTCAGCGGCTGTGGCAGGTCGATCTGCCGCTGGCGCTGCCGCTGATCCTCGCCGGCATACGGCTGTCGGCGGTGATTTCGCTGGCGACCGCGACCATCGGCTCGACCGTCGCCGCGCGGACGTTGGGCGAGGTGATCATCGCTGGGCTGCTGTCGTCGAACACGGCCTTTGTCGTGCAGGGCGGCGTGGTGGTCGGGCTGCTGGCCGTGCTGATCCACGAGGGCTTTCAGGCCATCGAGGCCCGCGCCGCCCGCCGCATCGGGCTGACCGGGCGGGGTGGCGACTGA
- the cyoC gene encoding cytochrome o ubiquinol oxidase subunit III: MTAETTNPRPFHPTEEPHHPDGHSTPLGFWIYLMSDCLIFAILFATYGVLSHRTAGGPGPQDLFELPLIALNTAMLLMSSLTFGLAMLAMHSGRVRQVLLWLLATAAFGAGFLAIEMYEFAHLVSIGAGPSRSAFLSAFFTLVGTHGLHVTVGLIWLAVLAVQIQRHGLTFANQRRVACLSLFWHFLDVIWIGVFTFVYLMGMI, translated from the coding sequence ATGACCGCAGAGACTACCAACCCCCGCCCCTTCCACCCGACCGAAGAGCCGCACCACCCCGACGGCCATTCCACCCCGCTAGGCTTCTGGATCTATCTGATGAGCGATTGCCTCATCTTTGCGATCCTGTTTGCGACCTATGGCGTGCTTTCGCATCGCACCGCCGGCGGCCCCGGCCCGCAGGACCTGTTCGAGCTGCCCCTGATCGCGCTGAACACGGCGATGCTGCTGATGTCCTCGCTGACCTTCGGGCTGGCGATGCTGGCGATGCATTCCGGTCGCGTGCGCCAAGTGCTGCTGTGGCTGCTGGCGACGGCGGCGTTCGGCGCCGGTTTCCTCGCGATCGAGATGTACGAGTTCGCCCATCTGGTCAGCATCGGCGCCGGACCGTCGCGTTCGGCCTTTCTGTCGGCCTTCTTCACGCTGGTCGGGACGCATGGGCTGCACGTCACCGTCGGGCTGATCTGGCTGGCGGTGCTGGCGGTGCAGATTCAGCGCCACGGGCTGACCTTCGCCAATCAGCGCCGGGTCGCCTGCCTGTCGCTGTTCTGGCACTTTCTCGACGTGATCTGGATCGGCGTCTTCACCTTTGTCTATCTGATGGGGATGATCTGA
- a CDS encoding FecCD family ABC transporter permease, translating to MRLLTTLSLLCLALLTASLLIGPARAGVGESLLALWSGQGPLGLVMREIRAPRAVLGLLVGASLGLSGAAMQGYLRNPLAEPGLIGVSSSAALGAVLALQTGLAASFALGLPLAALAGALAAVGLIFLLAGPGGSSLALILAGVAISAFAAAGTALVLNLSPNPFAAGEIVFWMMGSLADRSWLHVAIAAPVIAAGALLLAGTGRGLDALTLGEDAAASLGIGMRGLRLRVVLGVAAMVGGATAVAGAIGFVGLVVPHLLRGAVGASPSRLLAASALGGGAMVLAADIAVRLILPGRDLKLGVVMALIGAPVFLHLIWRQRRGL from the coding sequence ATGAGGCTGCTGACCACCCTTTCCCTGCTGTGCCTGGCGCTGCTGACCGCCTCGCTGCTGATCGGTCCTGCCCGCGCCGGGGTGGGCGAAAGCCTGCTCGCGCTGTGGTCCGGTCAGGGGCCGCTGGGCCTGGTCATGCGCGAGATCCGGGCCCCGCGGGCGGTGCTGGGGCTGCTGGTCGGTGCCTCGCTGGGGCTGTCGGGCGCGGCGATGCAGGGCTATCTGCGCAACCCGCTGGCCGAGCCGGGGCTGATCGGGGTGTCGTCCTCGGCCGCGCTCGGCGCGGTGCTGGCGCTGCAGACGGGGCTGGCGGCGAGCTTTGCGCTTGGCCTGCCGCTGGCGGCGCTGGCGGGCGCGCTGGCGGCGGTGGGGCTGATCTTTCTGCTCGCCGGGCCGGGCGGCAGTTCGCTGGCGCTGATCCTGGCCGGGGTGGCGATTTCGGCCTTTGCGGCGGCGGGGACGGCGCTGGTGCTGAACCTGTCGCCCAACCCCTTCGCGGCGGGTGAGATCGTGTTCTGGATGATGGGATCGCTCGCCGACCGGTCCTGGCTGCATGTGGCCATCGCCGCGCCGGTCATCGCCGCCGGCGCGCTGCTGCTGGCTGGGACCGGGCGCGGGCTCGACGCGCTGACACTGGGCGAGGATGCCGCCGCCTCGCTGGGGATCGGCATGCGAGGGCTGCGGCTGCGGGTGGTGCTGGGGGTTGCGGCGATGGTCGGCGGCGCGACGGCGGTGGCCGGTGCCATCGGCTTCGTGGGCCTCGTCGTGCCGCATCTGCTGCGCGGGGCGGTGGGGGCCAGCCCGTCGCGGCTGCTGGCGGCCTCGGCCCTTGGCGGGGGCGCGATGGTGCTGGCGGCCGATATCGCGGTGCGGCTGATCCTGCCGGGCCGCGATCTGAAGCTGGGCGTGGTCATGGCGCTGATCGGCGCGCCGGTGTTTCTGCACCTGATCTGGCGGCAAAGGCGGGGGCTGTGA
- a CDS encoding ABC transporter substrate-binding protein — MVAGRMLAAALILCTAGAALAEGVAAGRTALSQPQRVVSVNLCTDQLAMLIAAPGQLRSVSWLAADPAVSVMAGQAEDWPQNDGSAEQVFLMQPDLVLAGTYSTGPAVQMLRRLGIRVETLPPANSITDIRAGITRMGLLLDQPERAARLLAAFDADLAAIHPLAPRLAASYAANGFSDGQDSLAGDAMRHAGLRLIAEATGGATPLETLVMAAPEVLVTGSRYAPPSRAEAVLDHPAFRAIKAARYAVPDRDWMCGLPAIADTIAQLAR; from the coding sequence ATGGTAGCAGGCCGGATGCTGGCGGCGGCGCTGATCCTCTGCACCGCCGGGGCCGCGCTGGCCGAGGGCGTCGCGGCGGGCCGCACTGCCCTCAGCCAGCCGCAGCGTGTCGTCTCGGTCAACCTCTGCACCGATCAACTCGCCATGCTGATCGCCGCGCCGGGGCAGTTGCGCTCGGTGTCGTGGCTCGCCGCCGATCCTGCCGTGTCGGTCATGGCCGGGCAGGCAGAGGACTGGCCGCAGAATGACGGCAGCGCCGAGCAGGTGTTCCTGATGCAGCCCGATCTGGTGCTGGCCGGGACCTATTCGACCGGGCCCGCGGTGCAGATGCTGCGCCGCCTTGGCATCCGGGTCGAGACGCTGCCGCCCGCCAACTCGATCACCGATATCCGCGCGGGGATCACGCGGATGGGCCTCCTGCTGGACCAGCCCGAACGCGCCGCCCGGCTGCTGGCAGCGTTCGATGCCGATCTGGCCGCGATCCATCCCCTCGCCCCGCGCCTTGCCGCGAGCTATGCCGCGAACGGCTTCAGCGACGGCCAGGACAGCCTTGCCGGCGACGCCATGCGCCATGCCGGGCTGCGCCTGATCGCCGAGGCCACCGGCGGGGCCACGCCGCTGGAAACGCTGGTCATGGCCGCGCCCGAGGTTCTGGTCACCGGCAGCCGCTACGCCCCGCCCTCCCGGGCCGAGGCGGTGCTGGACCACCCCGCCTTTCGCGCCATCAAGGCGGCCCGCTATGCCGTCCCCGACCGCGACTGGATGTGCGGCCTGCCCGCCATCGCGGACACCATCGCGCAGCTTGCCCGATGA
- a CDS encoding SURF1 family protein: MTEAERPPRPLTQLVAVLVLGALMLAGFMWLGLWQIERRAWKHDLIDRVEARLSAPVQPFARITGPPKDREYSRVRVTGRFDHGAEVLVQAVTELGGGFWVLTPLHLDQGGSVLVNRGFVPPQRRDPATRAAAQPEGAVTVTGLLRLTEPDGAFLRQNDPAGGRWYSRDVAAIAQDLGLPNAAPDFIDADADPDVIAADGPQGGLTVVQFRDTHLIYALTWFTLAGLVAFALTVLIRHEYRLRR; this comes from the coding sequence GTGACAGAGGCCGAGCGGCCGCCCCGCCCGCTGACGCAACTGGTCGCGGTGCTGGTGCTGGGCGCACTGATGCTGGCGGGGTTCATGTGGCTGGGCCTCTGGCAGATCGAGCGGCGGGCGTGGAAGCATGACCTGATCGACCGGGTCGAGGCGCGTCTGTCCGCCCCGGTCCAGCCTTTCGCCCGGATCACCGGCCCGCCCAAGGACCGCGAATACAGCCGCGTCCGCGTCACCGGCCGGTTCGACCATGGCGCCGAGGTTCTGGTGCAGGCGGTGACCGAGCTTGGCGGCGGGTTCTGGGTGCTGACCCCGCTGCATCTGGACCAGGGCGGCAGCGTCCTCGTCAATCGCGGCTTCGTCCCGCCGCAGCGGCGCGACCCTGCCACCCGCGCGGCCGCGCAGCCCGAGGGCGCCGTGACCGTCACCGGCCTTCTGCGCCTGACCGAGCCAGATGGCGCCTTCCTGCGCCAGAACGACCCCGCCGGCGGGCGCTGGTATTCCCGCGACGTCGCCGCCATCGCGCAGGATCTGGGCCTGCCCAACGCCGCGCCCGATTTCATCGACGCCGACGCCGACCCGGATGTGATCGCCGCCGACGGGCCGCAGGGCGGGCTGACGGTGGTGCAATTCCGCGACACCCACCTGATCTATGCGCTGACATGGTTCACGCTGGCGGGCCTCGTCGCCTTCGCCCTGACCGTGCTGATCCGCCACGAATACCGCCTGCGCCGCTGA
- a CDS encoding TonB-dependent receptor plug domain-containing protein: MPMRLSLLLCCALIPAPLLAQDDAPLVLDPITLQAGLRPILESAYGRAHTVLTANDLARQGATTVADALRRVPGLAVSDSGHGLTALRIRGGEGNHTLVLIDGVRASAGDGEYYFSGLDLTSVERIEVLRGPQSVFFGADASSGVVNIITRKGGPGRSARLSVEGGNGYAASAFVSQRDERGGVALNLSRRDDHGFDISGSGGEKDGLRRNSAQISVDYALTDTLTMGAMLRRASEDYDYDADNWAATSAEDYLIDSDDRSARMERAGQIWLDHQMLDGRLLNRLSFDRTQYDFNDNRWVETEARTDLLKLRSTYGLDGAADVASQTLSFGLERRRDENSLASQQNRRTVSAVMEYRAAFASGLDVQFGLRHDDNDLFKDKTSWSLGLSWQLPQAPLRLHASAGTGIVNPTYLELFGGYGYVGNPDLRPEENRGFDLGVEASLLDGQAILDVTIFRDDLENEIQPSELELPDGTNYYNQSGTSKRRGVEVAGQWRATDALTLTTDYTYLDATEPDGSVEVRRPRHQFGLGVNYLVAEGRGSLSAELLHVSGNHDGQPWSGYQKKELPSYTLVNISGGYDLTDQVRLTGRVTNLFDRDHEEVWGYATRGRAAYLGLVAAW, encoded by the coding sequence ATGCCGATGCGCCTTTCGCTGCTGCTTTGCTGCGCCCTGATCCCTGCCCCGCTGCTGGCGCAGGACGATGCCCCCCTCGTTCTCGATCCGATCACGCTGCAGGCGGGTCTGCGGCCGATCCTCGAATCCGCTTATGGCCGCGCCCATACCGTGCTGACCGCCAACGACCTCGCACGCCAGGGCGCTACCACCGTCGCCGACGCGCTGCGCCGGGTGCCGGGGCTGGCGGTCAGCGACAGCGGCCACGGCCTGACCGCGCTGCGCATCCGCGGCGGCGAGGGCAATCATACGCTGGTGCTGATCGACGGCGTCCGCGCCTCGGCCGGGGATGGCGAGTATTATTTCTCTGGCCTCGACCTGACCTCGGTCGAGCGGATCGAGGTGCTGCGCGGCCCGCAATCGGTGTTCTTCGGCGCCGATGCCTCGTCCGGCGTGGTCAACATCATCACCCGCAAGGGCGGACCGGGCCGATCCGCGCGCCTTTCGGTCGAGGGCGGCAACGGCTATGCGGCCTCGGCCTTTGTCAGCCAGCGCGATGAGCGCGGCGGGGTGGCGCTGAACCTGTCGCGCCGCGACGATCATGGATTCGACATCTCGGGGTCGGGCGGGGAAAAGGACGGGCTGCGCCGCAACAGCGCGCAGATCAGCGTTGATTACGCGCTGACCGACACGCTGACCATGGGCGCGATGCTACGCCGGGCGAGCGAGGATTACGACTATGATGCCGACAACTGGGCGGCGACCTCTGCCGAGGATTACCTGATCGACAGCGACGACCGCTCGGCCCGCATGGAACGCGCGGGACAGATCTGGCTCGACCACCAGATGCTGGACGGCCGCCTCCTGAACCGGCTGTCCTTCGACCGCACGCAATATGACTTCAACGACAACAGATGGGTCGAGACCGAGGCCCGCACCGACCTGCTGAAGCTGCGCAGCACCTATGGGCTGGACGGCGCGGCCGATGTCGCCAGCCAGACCCTGTCCTTTGGGCTAGAGCGGCGGCGCGACGAAAACAGCCTCGCCAGCCAGCAGAACCGCCGCACGGTCTCGGCGGTGATGGAGTATCGCGCGGCCTTCGCCAGCGGGCTGGACGTGCAGTTCGGGCTGCGCCATGACGACAACGACCTGTTCAAGGACAAGACAAGCTGGTCGCTCGGCCTGTCCTGGCAACTGCCACAGGCGCCCCTGCGGCTGCATGCCTCGGCGGGGACTGGCATCGTCAATCCGACCTATCTCGAACTTTTCGGCGGCTACGGCTATGTCGGCAATCCAGACCTGCGCCCCGAGGAAAACCGCGGCTTCGATCTGGGCGTCGAGGCGAGCCTGCTGGACGGGCAAGCGATCCTGGATGTGACGATCTTCCGCGATGATCTGGAAAACGAGATCCAGCCCTCTGAACTCGAATTACCCGACGGCACCAACTACTATAACCAGTCGGGCACCAGCAAACGTCGCGGGGTCGAGGTCGCGGGTCAGTGGCGGGCGACGGACGCGCTGACGCTGACCACGGATTACACCTATCTCGACGCGACCGAACCCGATGGCTCGGTCGAGGTCCGTCGCCCGCGTCATCAGTTCGGGTTGGGCGTCAATTATCTGGTGGCCGAGGGTCGCGGCAGCCTGTCCGCCGAACTGCTGCACGTCTCGGGCAATCATGACGGCCAGCCATGGTCGGGTTATCAGAAGAAAGAACTGCCATCCTATACGCTGGTCAACATCTCGGGCGGCTATGATCTGACCGATCAAGTCCGGCTGACCGGCCGCGTCACCAACCTGTTCGACCGCGACCATGAGGAGGTCTGGGGCTATGCCACCCGCGGCCGCGCCGCCTATCTGGGGCTGGTCGCCGCATGGTAG
- a CDS encoding GNAT family N-acetyltransferase has product MATSTSGMQARLRHWAGDDTPSQSAKEPRPHVELRGLTGRDQPQHVEHLLRLTAEDRRARFHSATKDETIRAYSEGLEWHKVLIFGLFVDGTLRAAGELLQADGSTSAEISLSVEKEFQHGGFGKTLVLALVLAARRVGVTHLTMSFLGSNHSMRAIARDLGAVTDGFAPVIESVKVIPPAARLKPAADKPT; this is encoded by the coding sequence ATGGCAACAAGCACGTCGGGGATGCAGGCACGGCTGCGGCACTGGGCCGGGGACGACACGCCCTCGCAATCCGCGAAAGAGCCCCGTCCCCATGTCGAACTGCGCGGCTTGACCGGGCGCGACCAGCCCCAGCATGTCGAACACCTGCTGCGCCTGACCGCCGAGGATCGCCGCGCACGCTTTCACTCCGCCACCAAGGACGAGACCATCCGCGCCTATTCGGAAGGGCTGGAATGGCACAAGGTGCTGATCTTCGGTCTGTTCGTGGACGGCACGCTGCGCGCCGCAGGCGAGCTTTTGCAGGCTGACGGCTCGACCAGTGCCGAGATTTCTCTGTCGGTGGAAAAAGAGTTCCAGCATGGCGGTTTCGGCAAGACGCTGGTGCTGGCGCTGGTCCTCGCCGCCCGCCGGGTCGGCGTCACCCATCTGACCATGTCGTTTCTGGGCAGCAACCACTCGATGCGGGCGATTGCGCGGGATCTGGGGGCCGTGACCGACGGTTTCGCGCCGGTGATCGAATCGGTCAAGGTTATTCCCCCGGCCGCGCGGCTGAAGCCCGCCGCAGACAAGCCCACCTGA
- a CDS encoding ABC transporter ATP-binding protein, with protein MIRIEHLTKRYGTATVVDDVSLTVETGQIAALVGTSGSGKTTLLRMVNRLVEPTAGRVLIDDVDTATLSPHLLRRRIGYAIQGHGLFPHRSVAQNIATVPRLLGWPKSQIRERVDELLSMFQLDPAEFRDRRPHELSGGQQQRVGVARALAARPELLLMDEPFGALDPVIRAQAQADLRALQRRLGTTLIIVTHDMEEAVALGDRIAVMDQGRLLQYGPPEQILTRPATPFVQALIGSAERPFRLLSLSPVGDLVQPGQADGPAIAPDASLRDALAECLWTGRDRLPVTGGGVVTLAQLRQRAAGAGLAAPDEPAAAQVAP; from the coding sequence ATGATCCGGATCGAGCATCTGACCAAGCGCTACGGCACCGCGACCGTCGTCGACGATGTCAGCCTGACCGTGGAAACGGGCCAGATCGCGGCGCTGGTCGGCACCTCTGGCTCTGGCAAGACGACGCTGCTGCGGATGGTGAACCGGCTGGTCGAGCCGACGGCGGGGCGGGTGCTGATCGACGACGTCGACACCGCCACCCTGTCGCCGCATCTGCTGCGGCGGCGGATCGGCTATGCGATCCAGGGCCACGGGCTGTTCCCGCACCGCTCGGTCGCGCAGAACATCGCCACCGTGCCGCGCCTGCTGGGCTGGCCCAAATCCCAGATCCGCGAGCGGGTGGACGAGCTGCTGAGCATGTTCCAGCTGGACCCCGCCGAGTTCCGCGACCGCCGCCCGCATGAGCTTTCGGGCGGGCAGCAGCAGCGCGTCGGCGTGGCGCGGGCGCTTGCCGCGCGGCCCGAGCTGCTGCTGATGGACGAACCCTTTGGCGCGCTCGATCCGGTGATCCGGGCGCAGGCGCAGGCCGATCTGCGCGCCCTGCAGCGGCGGCTTGGCACGACGCTGATCATCGTGACGCATGACATGGAGGAAGCCGTGGCCCTTGGCGACCGCATCGCGGTCATGGATCAGGGCCGGTTGCTGCAATACGGCCCGCCCGAACAGATCCTGACCCGCCCCGCCACGCCCTTTGTCCAGGCCCTGATCGGCAGCGCCGAGCGGCCCTTTCGCCTGCTGTCGCTGTCCCCGGTCGGCGATCTGGTCCAGCCGGGGCAGGCCGACGGCCCCGCCATCGCGCCCGATGCCAGCCTACGCGATGCGCTGGCCGAGTGTCTGTGGACCGGGCGCGACCGGCTGCCCGTCACCGGCGGCGGCGTGGTCACGCTGGCGCAGTTGCGGCAGCGCGCGGCGGGCGCGGGGCTGGCGGCACCCGACGAACCCGCCGCCGCGCAGGTCGCGCCGTGA
- a CDS encoding ABC transporter ATP-binding protein, protein MMRVTLRDVSVRRGARLVLDRASFEIGPGEFLGVIGPNGAGKTTLLRAALGLLPMQGHSSLAALPPASRARAAAWLPQTREAAWPISVEALVRLGRIPHRRRQAQEPAIEDALHRMGLTALRHRPITALSGGEQARALIARALAQDTPALLVDEPIAGLDPAYQIATMTLLRELARNGRTVIASLHDLGLVVRFCTRLLLMDQGRIVADGPPARVLTPDLLAQVFGIRGAFFDTADGPVFQPLALI, encoded by the coding sequence GTGATGCGGGTGACGCTGCGCGATGTCTCGGTCCGGCGCGGGGCGCGGCTGGTCCTTGACCGGGCCAGCTTCGAGATCGGGCCGGGCGAATTTCTGGGCGTGATCGGCCCGAACGGCGCGGGCAAGACCACGCTGCTGCGCGCGGCGCTTGGGCTGTTGCCGATGCAGGGTCACTCCTCGCTGGCCGCATTGCCCCCGGCCAGCCGCGCCCGCGCCGCCGCATGGCTGCCGCAGACGCGCGAGGCGGCCTGGCCGATCTCGGTCGAGGCGCTGGTTCGTCTTGGCCGCATCCCCCACCGCCGCCGGCAGGCGCAAGAGCCGGCCATCGAGGACGCGCTGCACCGCATGGGCCTGACCGCCCTGCGCCACCGCCCCATCACCGCGCTGTCGGGGGGCGAGCAGGCCCGCGCGCTGATTGCCCGGGCGCTGGCGCAGGACACCCCGGCCCTGCTGGTCGATGAGCCGATCGCCGGGCTCGACCCTGCCTATCAGATCGCCACCATGACCCTGCTGCGCGAGTTGGCGAGGAATGGGCGCACCGTCATCGCCTCGTTGCATGATCTGGGGCTGGTGGTGCGGTTCTGCACGCGGCTGCTGCTGATGGATCAGGGGCGGATCGTGGCCGACGGCCCACCCGCGCGGGTGCTGACGCCCGATCTGCTGGCGCAGGTGTTCGGCATCAGGGGCGCGTTTTTCGACACCGCCGACGGGCCGGTGTTTCAGCCGCTGGCGCTGATCTGA
- the cyoD gene encoding cytochrome o ubiquinol oxidase subunit IV, with the protein MRSDHATDDDALGEGFPQGTLRGYLTGFGLSVILTAIPFYIVMTGGLDTRLLTMLAVLGCAVAQMLVHAVFFLHMTPRAEGGWPLVSLFFMLILLVIVVVGTLWVMYHMDSNMMPGMAPALTDTPVPLDTGGR; encoded by the coding sequence ATGCGCAGCGATCACGCCACCGACGACGATGCCCTGGGCGAGGGCTTTCCGCAGGGCACGCTGCGCGGCTATCTGACCGGCTTTGGCCTGTCGGTGATCCTGACGGCGATCCCCTTCTATATCGTGATGACCGGCGGGCTGGATACGCGGCTGCTGACCATGCTGGCGGTGCTGGGCTGCGCGGTGGCGCAGATGCTGGTTCACGCGGTCTTCTTCCTGCACATGACCCCGCGCGCCGAAGGCGGCTGGCCGCTGGTCTCGCTGTTCTTCATGCTGATCCTGCTGGTGATCGTCGTCGTGGGCACGCTGTGGGTGATGTATCACATGGACAGCAACATGATGCCCGGCATGGCCCCGGCGCTGACCGACACGCCGGTGCCGCTCGACACGGGCGGCAGGTGA